One Pleurocapsa sp. PCC 7327 DNA segment encodes these proteins:
- the glgX gene encoding glycogen debranching protein GlgX, with the protein MTGYVLPGKSFPIGATVYADGVNFCIFSKHATRIELLLFDEPNDPKPARVIALDSKRNRTFHYWHVFVRGIGAGQIYAYRAYGPFEPENGHRFDGNKVLLDPYARAIAGEEIYDRQAAINKGDNCDRALRGVVFDPSTYDWEGDRPLRHPYANTVIYEMHVGGFTRHPNSSVAPEKRGTFAGLIEKIPYLKDLGITAVELLPIHYFDVEDAPPGHDNYWGYSTIAFFAPHRGYSSRRDPLGSIDEFRDMVKALHRAGIEVILDVVFNHTAEGNQEGPTLSFRGLDNSIYYILEEDNLAEYSNYSGCGNTFKANHPIAGELILDCLRYWVAEMHVDGFRFDLASVLSRDTSGSAPRDYPKTREILWAIESDPVLAGTKLIAEAWDAAGLYQVGTFIGFADWFSEWNGPFRDDVRRFVRSDSGTVDKLAQRILASPDIYPRRDIDVNRSINFVTCHDGFTLNDLVSYNEKHNEANGENNRDGSDYNFSWNCGQEGETDDPQIQALRLRQIKNLLTILFISQGTPMLLMGDEVRRSQKGNNNAYCQDNELSWFDWSAVAKETDLLRYVKGLIKLVQSFKIFQEERLLEVASETHKPHLVWHGVKLEQPDWGYDSHSLAFTLRHPAADERLHVMLNAYWEPLTFELPLLGYCDGWHRIIDTSLASPDDFCDPKTAPPVRGEQYQVMARSTVILTVKPIDSCDLV; encoded by the coding sequence ATGACTGGCTATGTCTTGCCCGGCAAAAGTTTTCCCATAGGCGCTACCGTGTATGCCGATGGGGTGAACTTTTGCATTTTTTCCAAACATGCTACGAGGATCGAGTTATTGCTATTTGACGAACCCAACGACCCAAAACCCGCCCGCGTTATCGCACTCGACTCCAAACGCAATAGAACCTTTCACTACTGGCACGTTTTTGTTCGAGGCATTGGCGCGGGACAGATTTATGCCTATCGAGCTTACGGTCCTTTTGAACCAGAAAACGGACATCGATTTGATGGCAACAAAGTCCTGCTCGATCCCTACGCGCGGGCGATCGCGGGAGAGGAAATTTACGATCGCCAAGCGGCGATTAACAAGGGCGATAATTGCGATCGCGCCTTGCGAGGCGTGGTCTTCGATCCGAGTACCTACGATTGGGAAGGCGATCGTCCCCTGCGCCATCCCTATGCCAACACCGTTATCTACGAAATGCACGTGGGCGGTTTTACCCGCCATCCCAATTCGAGTGTCGCACCAGAAAAACGCGGGACATTTGCGGGATTAATCGAGAAAATTCCCTATCTCAAAGACTTGGGGATTACGGCAGTAGAGCTATTGCCCATCCATTATTTCGACGTTGAAGATGCGCCACCGGGACATGACAACTATTGGGGTTACAGTACCATTGCCTTTTTTGCGCCCCATCGGGGTTACAGTTCTCGTCGCGATCCCCTCGGATCCATCGATGAATTTCGGGATATGGTCAAGGCGCTGCATCGCGCCGGGATCGAAGTTATCCTCGATGTCGTCTTCAACCATACGGCAGAGGGCAATCAAGAGGGACCGACCCTCTCGTTTCGCGGCTTGGACAACTCAATTTACTACATTCTAGAAGAGGACAATCTTGCCGAATATAGCAACTATAGCGGCTGCGGCAATACCTTTAAAGCCAATCACCCCATCGCTGGCGAATTAATCTTAGACTGCTTGCGCTATTGGGTTGCCGAAATGCACGTCGATGGGTTTCGCTTTGACTTGGCATCGGTATTATCGAGAGACACCTCTGGTTCTGCCCCGCGCGATTATCCGAAAACGCGAGAAATTCTCTGGGCGATCGAATCCGATCCGGTTTTAGCAGGCACGAAACTGATCGCGGAAGCTTGGGATGCTGCGGGATTGTATCAAGTCGGGACGTTTATTGGCTTTGCCGATTGGTTCTCCGAGTGGAACGGACCTTTTCGAGACGACGTGCGTCGCTTTGTTAGGAGCGATTCGGGAACGGTTGACAAGTTAGCCCAAAGAATTCTCGCCAGTCCCGATATCTACCCGCGACGGGATATCGATGTCAACCGCAGCATTAACTTTGTCACCTGTCACGATGGCTTTACTCTCAACGATCTCGTTTCTTATAACGAAAAACACAACGAAGCCAATGGGGAAAACAATCGAGATGGTTCTGATTACAACTTTAGTTGGAATTGTGGGCAGGAAGGAGAAACAGACGATCCCCAAATCCAAGCGCTGCGTTTGCGTCAGATAAAAAATCTGCTGACGATCCTATTTATTTCTCAAGGTACGCCCATGTTATTGATGGGAGACGAAGTGCGGCGATCGCAAAAAGGTAACAATAACGCCTACTGCCAAGATAACGAATTGAGTTGGTTTGACTGGAGTGCCGTCGCAAAAGAAACCGATCTATTGCGCTACGTCAAGGGACTCATCAAGTTAGTTCAGTCTTTCAAAATCTTTCAAGAGGAACGCCTTCTAGAAGTGGCGAGCGAAACTCATAAACCCCATCTGGTTTGGCATGGAGTCAAATTGGAACAGCCAGATTGGGGATATGATTCCCATAGCTTGGCGTTTACGCTACGCCACCCAGCAGCAGACGAACGCTTGCACGTAATGCTTAACGCCTATTGGGAACCCTTGACCTTTGAATTGCCCTTGCTGGGATACTGCGATGGCTGGCATCGAATTATCGATACATCTTTAGCTTCACCCGACGATTTTTGCGATCCCAAAACCGCGCCGCCTGTTAGAGGAGAACAATATCAAGTTATGGCGCGATCGACGGTGATTCTTACGGTCAAGCCAATCGATAGTTGCGATCTTGTCTAG
- the eno gene encoding phosphopyruvate hydratase, whose translation MLNKPEVRIEAIAAREILDSRGRPTVEAEVLLETGALGIAQVPSGASTGTFEAHELRDDDPHRYGGKGVLQAVRNVEEKIAPELIDMNAFDQLSVDLKMIDRDGSPNKKYLGANAILAVSLANAKAAAAELELPLYRYLGGPLANLLPVPMMNVLNGGAHADNNVDFQEFMIMPVGADSFAEALRWGAEVFAVLGKVLKDKKLLSGGVGDEGGYAPNLGSNQEALDLLMEAIEKAGYKPGEQVALAMDVAANEFYQDGRYIYDGSAHSAQDFIDYLTKLVDTYPIVSIEDGLHEEDWSNWELLTQKLGSRVQLVGDDLFVTNPTRLQKGIDAGVGNAILIKLNQIGSLSETLQTIELATRKGYRCVISHRSGETEDTTIADLAVATRAGQIKTGSLCRSERVAKYNRLLRIEDELGDRAIYAGKVGLGPKQ comes from the coding sequence ATGTTAAACAAACCCGAAGTCAGAATTGAGGCGATCGCGGCGAGAGAGATTTTAGATTCTCGCGGTCGTCCCACGGTTGAAGCAGAAGTCCTCCTGGAAACGGGAGCATTGGGGATCGCTCAAGTGCCTAGCGGCGCTTCTACCGGAACCTTTGAGGCACACGAACTGCGGGATGACGATCCCCATCGCTACGGCGGAAAAGGAGTTCTGCAAGCCGTCCGCAACGTCGAAGAAAAAATTGCTCCCGAACTGATCGACATGAATGCATTCGACCAGCTATCCGTTGACCTGAAAATGATCGATCGCGACGGTTCTCCCAACAAAAAATACTTGGGAGCCAATGCAATCTTGGCAGTTTCTCTTGCCAATGCGAAAGCCGCAGCAGCCGAGTTGGAATTGCCCCTCTACCGCTATCTAGGCGGTCCTCTCGCCAATCTCCTTCCCGTACCGATGATGAACGTTCTCAACGGCGGCGCCCACGCAGACAACAACGTGGACTTTCAGGAGTTTATGATTATGCCCGTGGGGGCGGACTCTTTCGCAGAAGCCTTGCGCTGGGGCGCCGAAGTGTTTGCGGTGCTGGGCAAGGTACTCAAGGATAAAAAATTGCTCTCTGGAGGAGTGGGCGATGAAGGCGGTTATGCGCCTAACCTGGGTTCTAACCAAGAAGCATTGGATTTATTGATGGAGGCAATTGAAAAAGCTGGCTATAAGCCAGGAGAACAAGTCGCCTTGGCGATGGACGTAGCCGCCAACGAGTTCTATCAAGACGGTCGGTATATCTACGACGGCAGCGCTCATTCTGCCCAAGACTTCATCGATTACCTTACTAAATTAGTCGATACCTATCCCATCGTCTCGATTGAGGACGGACTTCACGAAGAAGATTGGTCGAACTGGGAGCTTCTGACACAGAAGTTGGGATCGCGGGTTCAGTTAGTCGGCGACGATCTCTTCGTCACTAACCCAACCCGACTGCAAAAAGGCATCGATGCGGGAGTCGGTAATGCCATTTTGATCAAACTCAACCAAATTGGTTCTCTCTCGGAAACCCTACAAACAATCGAACTAGCCACGCGCAAAGGCTATCGTTGCGTTATCAGCCACCGTTCCGGCGAAACGGAAGACACGACGATCGCGGATTTAGCAGTTGCTACCCGTGCCGGACAAATTAAAACGGGTTCTCTGTGCCGCAGCGAACGAGTGGCGAAATACAATCGGCTGTTGCGGATTGAGGATGAATTAGGCGATCGCGCTATTTACGCCGGCAAAGTCGGACTCGGACCCAAGCAGTAA
- the gatC gene encoding Asp-tRNA(Asn)/Glu-tRNA(Gln) amidotransferase subunit GatC, with translation MLDRQQVQKIAHLARLEITPEEEEQFATQLSSILEYFEQLSELDTKNVPPTTRAIETSNITRPDETIPYPNREVLLKQAPEIEGDFFRVPQILNSDEQ, from the coding sequence ATGCTCGATCGCCAACAAGTTCAAAAAATTGCTCATTTAGCTCGCCTAGAAATTACTCCTGAAGAAGAAGAGCAATTCGCAACTCAACTCAGTAGCATTTTGGAGTATTTTGAACAGCTTAGCGAGTTAGATACCAAAAATGTGCCGCCAACAACCAGAGCAATTGAAACTAGCAATATCACTCGTCCCGATGAGACGATCCCTTATCCCAATCGAGAAGTATTGCTTAAACAAGCCCCAGAAATTGAAGGAGACTTCTTTCGAGTTCCACAGATTCTCAATAGCGATGAACAATAG
- a CDS encoding photosystem I assembly protein Ycf3 encodes MPRTQRNDNFIDKSFTVMADILLKILPANQKAKEAFVYYRDGMSAQADGEYAEALENYNEALKLEEDPTDRSYILYNMGLIYASNGERDRALEYYHQAIELNPRMPSALNNIAVIYHYEGEKAKEAGQPQEAEAFFDKAAEYWKQAIRLAPNNYIEAQNWLKTTGRSEMDVYF; translated from the coding sequence ATGCCACGTACCCAACGCAACGACAATTTTATTGACAAAAGCTTTACAGTAATGGCAGATATTCTGCTGAAAATTTTGCCGGCTAATCAAAAAGCCAAAGAAGCCTTCGTTTATTACCGCGATGGAATGTCCGCTCAAGCGGACGGGGAATATGCCGAAGCTTTAGAAAACTACAACGAAGCTCTCAAGCTAGAGGAAGACCCGACCGATCGCAGCTACATTCTTTATAATATGGGTTTGATCTACGCAAGTAACGGAGAGCGCGATCGAGCGCTAGAGTATTATCATCAAGCGATCGAACTCAATCCCCGCATGCCTTCAGCATTGAACAATATTGCCGTTATTTATCACTACGAAGGCGAAAAAGCCAAAGAAGCCGGACAACCTCAAGAAGCCGAAGCATTTTTTGACAAAGCGGCTGAATATTGGAAACAGGCTATTCGCCTCGCTCCCAATAACTATATAGAAGCACAAAATTGGCTAAAGACTACAGGACGCTCCGAAATGGATGTCTATTTCTAG